Genomic segment of Cervus elaphus chromosome 15, mCerEla1.1, whole genome shotgun sequence:
CAAATTGCAGGGTAAATGTACAAGACCCCTATCATTGCCAAAGAATTTTACAAACCACTGTAGCTTCAAATTTCAGGAAAGGATACAGTCACTCTAGGGTGATAGTTTCGAGGTGGCCAAGGATCCCTCCTGCTTACTTTGGTGACCTGTGGTTTACCAGTACATCGTCCCTGATCCTTTTTACCAGGAATGTACACACAGAACGACCCTTTGTTGATGTCTCTTTATCATAAGCAAGGTTGCCATTTACAGTTTTAATGTTTGCATCATCTCCTGAGCATCCCCAAACCACTGTTGTAAATGCCTTTTAAGGTTGGGATGGTCTCTGTCCACCTCGCTGATGCTGTTTTCAGCCTCCACATGCTGTACTGCATTGTTCCAGGTTAGAGATAAGTGGGTACTAACCATGTGTCTCCAGTATGCCTTAGTTGTGAGGACACCACGTCCACCAGCCAGAATGCTGAGAAATAGCTAACACCAACAGGCGACTGGTTGTCTGCTTTGTCCTTGGGGACTAGCCACATTGCCATGGTCATTGCTTCAGAGCTGATTGTATGACCCTTTGGAAGATCTTACATTAGTCAGgggtaaataaaatattaaatcactattaAATTATTGAGAGATGTGGGATAGCAGGAGATCCAAGTTTCACAACCATAAAGGAAGTTTAGTATCATCTGTAGATTAATCATTATTCAGTTTTTTATTCTCTCTGAGCATCGCTTTAGAAGAAAGTGCCTCCTCTGTTTTTCTTGAGAGCACTCTGTAGTTTTACTGGGCACACACTCCTTGATTTCAAGAATCTCAAGGCATGTTGTTAACTCCGAACACCAAATCCTGCTTCCAGAGCACTGCCGCAGGCATGAAGCAGTTCCAGAAGATTTTCACAGACTTTACCatttatctcttcattcttttctacaATAAGATGCCAAGATATTTCTTAATCCTTCTCATAGATCTTTGTCAACCTTTTCCCCCCTTTCTTGTATTGCTAAAGTGTACTTAGGATATCTTCTTTGATGCATTGAAAAGGCAGTTAATATCCCACTTATTTGTACCTATCTCAGAAACATCAGGAACACAGCCAAGagccaaaaacagaaataaaggacTCTGAGCAGTTGAAGTTGTCAAGAAATCTATGTGGTTTACTTACAAACTCTTCCTCTAGCCTTCATTCAGAGCATGTTTATTTTCACTTAAGGTACCAGTCTAGCACTTGAGATTTGGATTCTCAGCTAGTGAGCAGAAGTACTCAACTGAAGGTGAAAATGAGACTCTCAAACACAGGTGCTCTTTGGAAGCCAGTCGGaagaaagatttttaataaaatacagaCTGCAACTGTGACTTTTTTGTATTTAGGCAGTAGATTTACCTACTTGAGTGGCTCCCAAACCAATATATTTCAGTTcagcataataaaaagaataGCCAAACTTCAATATTAATGTACATGGTAATGACCCTTGAGTcatgaagaaagaataaattatgTTCAGAGGAagagaccattttttaaagacttccaccaaaaatacttaaaatttttaatgtttgttgcTTGAAGGATAAACTTTGATTATCTAGAAAATCCACTTTGTGGGGTTGTAAGAAAGTATTAATATACATTTCTGTTCTCTGAGTTATTTTCACTGAAGCATGTTTAATGTGACTGGCTGACAATAATGGTAACTGGTATTTGTGTAAACTTTGTAGGTTTTCTTTTGCAACTATCTTAAGTGGTCGATGGGGGAGGTGCTCTGCTAAGATCTAAAATGGTTCAATGTTTTggccaaagtcacacaactagcAAAGGGTAGACTACTCTCCAGTGTCTCCCAGTACTGTATCCTATAACACATAGTAACAGCAGTTAGTAACACTAGATGGACCTGGACACCAGGGACCTCCTGGGGAGAGTCCTTCAGCAGGGACCTCCTGACTTCCCCGTGAGCTGCAAAGTCTGCAGCTTGCAGGAGGAGTTTGTTAAGTCCCTGTATATATCTCATTGAGTCCGAGAGTTGAAAATGATTTTGCAGTCACTTACCCAAGGGTGTCACAGGTGTCTCCCCTGCTCTAAAGGAAGGGAGGAGCTTCTTCCTGCTGACCTTTAAGATATTTCCTCTCTTAAACCTTTTACTGAAGGATGGTATACAGATAGAAAAATACACATATCATAAGTATCCTGTTCAGTAAGGTTATTTTCCAGTTGCTCTtggtctttccttctcttttgttaGATTTCGACCCTATGGCCAGCATGTACATGTTCACCAACCCAGTGCATCTGTTGTAATACTTCTATAATAATCTTTTTTCCCAGTTTATCCACAATTCAGTAATGAGTGTCACATTGAGGTAGGCATTTTCTAAGACATTTCTGGTTTTTCTAATTTGTAGTCTAATGCAGGCCTTTTCAGATACCCATGGTACCTCTGAAGAGAGCTTCTCTCTTACTAGTTACGATAATAAAAACACAGTATAACCCTTTTTTCTTGCAAAACAGTTTAAACCACAGATTTGATTAGTAGTTTCTtggtgctgttttgttttgtacttGGATGTGTTTCAGCTTTATTCACCACTTGGCCTTAAAAATCTCCATGAGTCGGAACAGAGAAAGTAAAATTGAGCGCCTGCTTTTTTATGCTTTGTGCTTTATATATGTTATCTAATATCTCACAACAACCCTTTGAAATACTGATACTTCAGTTCCagcttacagatgaggaaaccagggtacagagaggttaaatagttTGCCTGAGATCCTATAGCTAGTAAATGTCAGAGCCCGAAGTAGAATATCGGTTTTTCACATTCCACAATCTGTGCTCTTTCCACTAAAACCACACGGCTTCAGAGGCCAGAAGAAGTAAGAGACTGATGCAGACTGTCCAGGGCACACCTTTGTTTAAAGGCACCTCGTGACAGCAAGATAAAttcaaagatggaagaaaaaatagCTGAAAGAGACTatcaaacccactccagtattcttgtctggagaatcccacgaacagaggagcctgatgggctacagtccacagggtcacaaaaagtcagacgcgactgaagcgacttagtacacaaGATACTATCAAACAACATCTGCTCAGCACACATTTATTCAGCTGCCCTTCGTACTTTGCTATGTTACGTAAAGAGTCAGATAATAGTCCCCTAAGGAattaggagagaaaagagagaggttGGGAAGTTGTATAAAGCTCCAGAAAACTGTAACACATCAACTGCGTGGGCCTAGTAAAAATTCCAACATCCAGAAACAGAAAGCAGCCCTTGAAAACACTTGGCTATCTAAGTGGAAATTGCCTTTAACCTGTCCTCAACCTAGTATCATCCTTTCCTGCCCACAGTGTCCTGTTTAAACCCTAAGAGTTATCCTAGATGATTTACAGAAATGGTTGAAAAGGGTTCTTGAATGTAGGATTGGCTTCCTGTGGAttattctaaaatgtttattaaaggtCTAGGCAAATGTAACAGGTGGCACTTGATGCACCATAATACTACTACCTTGCATTGACAGCTTTATGGTTTACAATGTGATTTCGTATCTGTGTCCTCATTTAGAGGCTAGGAGTAAGAAATTGCTTGTCATTCATCTTTCAATATATCTGAAGTGTAAAATTATTGATCTCTATTCCTCCATGACTTATAGGGTCAGAAGGATTCCTGCATCACTGTTTGCAGAATTCTAAAGTCCAGCCAATTGGTCAAGCTGAGAAATCATGTTAAAACTATTCTTTCTCTAAGTATTTCTAAACCAAGACTTGCAATACAGTGTATCTGAATTTTTGTCCATGTTATGGACTTATGAACCAGTGATTATTTAACAGGAATGCCCAGgcctaaaacaaaaatgtatgttGGCCAATTGGAGTTAATAATGTggccaaaattttaatttttgaacttttcaatgatatttcttctttataagATAGAGATTATTTGTgaataatcactttaaaaattgtcactaaaaattgaaaatattatagGGTTGGCCTTATGTTTTCATTGAGTAGATGCTCCTAATCTATTGAATAAAATGTATATGGGCCCTGAGAAGTAGTTTTGGACAGAGAATAAAACATAAGTAACACTGATGAATTTCATAATGTAAAAATGGTTCTTTGGAGAATGACCATactgatttcttctttctctttgtctgTCTAGTGAGAACTCAGCAGAGGCAATAGCAGTACATTCTAACCATCAGTCGAAGTCCCCACTGGAGAAGTTTATGGTCAAACTGTGCACACATCATCAGAAGCAGTTCATTCGTGTTCTGAACGATCTGTACACTGAGTCTCAGCCCGCCTCCGAGGACCTGCAGTCTTCTGATTCTGGAACCATGGACGCCTCTACCTGCGATGCTGGCTGTGCCCAGCTCAGCACCAGACATACAGAAAAGGATGCTCTGTGTCTCAACATGAAGTCTTCTACTTCTGTAGACTTGCCCATAGACTCTGCAGGCTCCCACAGCCCTCCACATTTGACAGAGCAGGCCCTAAAGGAGCCTCCGCCTGAGACAAACTCTGTAGATGGAACAGAGAAGACTCTGACTGTTGTCCAAAAAGATTCCTCTGAACTTCCAACCACTAAACCTAATTCAATGGATAATTCCACTCTGGGATACCTCACTGCACCGAATTCTTCCTCATTAAACTTCCACCGCATCTCTAAGAACCTGGAGGGGCAGACCACTGAACAGGAGCAAGACACAGATGTGAAAATATGTGAAGATGGTAAAGACCATGTGCAGAGTGCAGCTTTAGTAGAAAATCTAATTGCAGTAAAAGCGGCAGCTGAAAATAATGAGGAGAGCAACAGCTGTATTGTTTCTCAAAGAAATTCATTCAAAGCTTTATCAGAAGAGGCTTGGGACTCAGGGTTTATCGGGAATTCACCTAGAACTGCTGACAAAGAGAATGCTTTACAGTGTAGCTCAAAAACACCTTTACGCCAGGACTTAGAGGCATGTGAACAAGATTCAAGGCCAAAGCAAGAGAACCATCTTCACTCcctaggaagaaataaaatgggtTACCATTTACAGCCCAGTGATAAGGGCCAGTTTGATCATTCCAAAGATGGTTGGTTAGCCCCCAGCCCCATGCCACCTGTACACAAAACATCAAATGGACACTCACGAACCAAGATGATATCCACCTCCATTAAGACAGCTCGGAAAAGTAAAAGGGCATCAGGGTTGAGGATAAACGATTATGATAACCAGTGTGATGTCGTTTATATCAGCCAGCCAATAACAGAATGCCACTTTGAGAATCAAAGATCGATATTATCTTCTCGGAAAACAGCCAGGAAGAGTACTCGAGGATACTTTTTCAATGGTGATTGCTGTGAGCTGCCAACCGTTCGCACGCTGGCCAAGAATTTACACTCCCAAGAAAAAGCGAGCTGCTCAACTGTGGCATCAGAGGCAGTGGTCACTCCCAAGCAGACCCTTGTCACGTCAGCACCTCAACCTACAGTAGAAGTAGAGCATCCCAGAGAAGACAAGCCTGAAGAACCTAGTAAAGAAACAACTCCTCTCactgaaggagacagagatgcaTCACCTGAAAAGGCATCTCAAGAGCCAGAGGTTTGCCCCGTGACGAATAATGCAAACCCGAGTGGCTCCCCCACATCAAAGGAAACAGCAGCCTGCAGTCCAGAGTGGCCCCTCCCTGCTCATCTTCCTGAAGAGGACCCACCAGAAGGCAGCTCCATGGTCTCAGCTCCCATGGGAAGTGAGATGTCTTCCCCTGGACGAGACCAGCAGCCAGTTGAACTGCTGAGTACAGAGGAGATGAGTGTACCCCGAGACTGTCCCCTGCTTCCCACCACAGAGAGCATTTCTGAGGGAGGCAGTGACGATGTTGCTCCCAGGCCTGGTTCCCCTCCTGAAacagcagagagagaagaaagccctCTGTGTTCAGAAAATCAAAGTCCTTCTGCGGTCTTGGATCCTCCCATGAGCCCAGGAAAGGCCGAGGAAGAGCCAAGTGTCGCTACTGAGGCTGAGACCGAAGACACTCAGGAGCTAGATACTGACCCACTCTCGAAGGAAAGCAGCACTTTGACAAATGAAAACCCCAGTGAaattgaggaaagtgaggcagcaGGTGGTACAGGAAAATTAGAGGGAGAGGATGGTGATGTCAAACATCCTTCAGAAAAAGATGCATGCGATCAAAACACTGAGTCACCTGAAGAGAATCTagacaagaagaaaaaaggtAGAAAATTACCTGAGGCCTCTGATAGGTGTCTCAGAAGTCAGCTTGCAGATTCTTCCTCTGCTGAGAGGTGCCTAAAAAATCAAAGTTCAGATTCTTCCTCTCCAAGTGCTGATGTCAAGGTTTCTAAAAGTTCTGGTGCAAAACGCTCTAAAAAAGAAGGGTACCCTGTTGGGACAACACCCGAGAGCCTCCTTACTGAAGGCTTCCATACAAAAGCTCCGGAAGACACTGAAAACCCAATTGTCAATGAAAGCACCCCTGAGAAAGAAAACATCCCTGAGAAAGACGCTGAGCAGGAGGTTGAAGTGGGTGGGGTGATCACCAGGCagacttttaaaaacatgctGGTGAAAGAAGTCAAGGGGGAAGAAGGAAGTATTTTCCCCAGCAGTGATCCCTTAGCCACAGTTGGCCAGCCCCTGCCTGGAGAGAAACTGGAAATCTATGTTGAGTCTAAATTAGGTGAGAACAGTACTCAAGAGCCCTCTGAAAGCATACCTTGTACTTTCCCAGAAGAATCACAGGGGAAGCCAGGACCTGTTCCTGCACAGGAGACGGAGGAGGCCGTGAATGAAATAGACAGTGCCGACAGTCAGCATAAAGATGGCGATAGTGATGACGTGCCGTCTAGCACGCTGGGATCATCAGGTAGTGGAAATGATGACACTGCAGTGCCCCCAAAATGGGCCCCAAGGCTTACAAGACTGACCTCCTCCACCTACAACCTAAGACACACTCATTCTCTGGACTCCTTGGATACTATAAAAGTGACTTCCGAAAAGGAAGCAGCACAAGGAAAcccaatcccaaaggaaaatgCAGCTTCCGAGAGTGGAGATCCCGTCGATGAGGGTGATGTGGACACCGTGGTGGACGAGCAGCCAAAGTTTGTGGAATGGTGTGCTGAGGAGGAGAACCAAGAGCTCATTGCCAACTTCAATGCCCAGTACATGAAAGTTCAGAAGGGCTGGATCCAGCTCGAGAAAGAAGCCCAGCCAACACCAAGGGCAAGGAACAAGTCTGATAAGCTGAAGGAGATTtggaaaagcaagaaaaggtcACGGAAATGTCGGGGTTCACTGGAGGTTCAGAAGTTTTCTCCTGTTCAGATGTTGTTTATGACAAACTTTAAATTATCTAATGTTTGCAAGTGGTTCTTAGAGACAACTGAAACCCGGTCTCTGGTCATTGTGAAGAAGCTCAATACTCGTCTTCCAGGTGACATCCCACCCGTCAAGCACCCTCTTCAGAAGTACCCTCCTTCCAGCCTGTACCCCAGTTCTCTACAGGCCGAACGCTTGAAAAAACACTTGAAGAAATTTCCCGGAGCTACTCCTGCCAAGAACAATTGGAAAACACAGAAGCTCTGGGCTAAATTTCGAGAGAATCCCGACCAAGTGGAGCCCGAGGATGGCAGTGACATGAGCCTCAGCCCCAGTCCTGAAGAGAGTGTAGAGGAGGTCAAGGAAGGTAGAAGCAGCCATCCTCCCACCAACTCACCGACCCCAGCCAGTACCCGCATCCTTAGAAAATACTCCAACATTCGAGGAAAGCTCAGAGCCCAGCAGCGTCTGATCAAGAACGAGAAAGTCGAAAGCCCATTTGGTCCAGCTGTGGAAAGCAAACAGAGTTGCAAGAGTGTGTGCATCAACCCTCTGATGTCCCCCAAGCTCGCCCTGCAAGTCGGTGCGGATGGCTTTCCCATTAAGCCCAAGAGCACCGATGGAACGAAGGCAAGGAAAGGGAAGCAGGTGCCTGAGGTCTTGCCAAAAGCAGAGGTTCAGAATAAACGCAAGAGGACAGAAGGCAGCAGCACTCAGGACAGGAAGGACAAGGGGCCTGCGATGAAGTCCAGCAAAGAAAGGCATGTTGATGGGTCCACCAGAATCTCCGCTGCCAAGAAGCCAGCCACAAGGGACAGAAGCAGCCAGCTGCCCAGAAAGACAGCTTCAAAAGAGAATAAAGTGAAGATCCCTAAAAAGTCACCTGGGAAGAGCTGCCCGCCCtccaggagagaaaaagagaatgcaAACAAAAGACCTACCCAGTCCTCTGCCTCGGATCCGGTGACAAAATCTGCAAAGCAAAAAGGGGCAGGTGAGTCCTCTTCCAGGCCACAGAAAGCCACAAATAGAAAGCAGAGCAGTGGAAAGACTCGGGCCAGACCCTCGACAAAAACCCCAGAGAACAGTGTGGCCCAGAGAAAGCGAAAGCTGAAGGCAAAGCTGGACTCTTCCCACAGCAAAAGAAGGCGGTTGGATGCAAAGTGATTCGCAGGGCAGTAGCCCAGAGTTGAAACTGTTCTATAGAAGTAACCCTTTATTTTGCATTAACTAAATCTGCTTTTATAAGCTTATCAAGCCTTTCAAATCTGCAGTTAATGGAGAACACCACAATTTAAGATGTCAAAAAGTGCGTCTCAGATGGAGAAGGGAACTTGCAGAGTCTTTCTCTGAGGCTGAGTAAGGGAAGTTATATATTATATTCTGGTTGTTCCTTGGGTTTTAAACTTGGAACCAagcagttttagtttttaaaagtacagtgccttatttatcctttttgtttttaaatttacaaaagcTAAAAAGCTGATCTATGTGATTAAAGGCTTGTATTTTATACTTGATGCACAAGCACTTGTACTGTAGCCAAGAAGACCACCATCATGCACATAAAAGTAGCTTTTCAGCAGCCACCCTGCAGTGTCAGTACACAAACAGATGCTCCTCTTTGCAAACCCCAGCAGTGAACTTCCCTCTGTCTTGTTTGTTCAAATGATATTTGAAAGCTAAACCAAATCATTTTTACAGTATGTGGAGAATGCAGAGggaatttatagttattataaaagatTAATACTTCTGttacccctttttaaaaattcatattcgTTGTTGGTCACTCATCTCTGGTCTTTTGTCATTTGAGGAAATATATTCTAAATTATGTGCCCATGGGACAAAAGGTGTGTCACAGGTGTTAATATTGATATATGAGCTCTGAAAATTATTCACACCCCCCAAACTATTTGCATTACTGATTCTTCCCATCCTTTTCATTTTTGATCTTGCACGCTTGCTAACACACTAATCAGGTTTTCATTCtactttgggagaaaaaaaaaaaaaagctagtatCTTTTTGCCATAATTTGACAATTGGGATAAGAGTGACcattctaattatttttcttgtcttgagTACTTCTGTATTCAAAGAAAGCCAAAATGTTATTTTCAGTAATAGGAAAGtttaaaagagtgtgtgtgtgttagggggtATTTGCATGTGGTTATAAAGCCACAAATGTCTCCCATTTCCCCAGTTCTACAGTAAAATTCTTTCTTCTCCATGCAGTGTGATAGGGTGTTCATGAGCTGAGTAATTAGCGTAGGCCAGATGGCTTAAATATAGCCTAGGGTCTCTATGAGCATTCCCCAAATCACTATGGCACCAGACTCAGAATTATAAAAAGGTCAGAGCAGCCTTTCAGTTGGAGAAAGTAGCACCAACATCTCATTGTGTGCCCACACACATCCCAGTACCAGGAGCTGATGCTCAGCTGGTATTCCAGTGTGAAATGTACATGTTTAGAGTAGATGCCCTTTCTGATGGATTAACATCATACACTGTAGTTAATACTTATAGAATCACAATGGCCTCTATCACGTCGGGCTCTGTTCCATGGCTCAAAAGCAAGAGCTGCAATATTTGTAACTGATGTTGTTTGAGACCTGAGATGAGTGTATTGGCTTTACCTTGGTGCCTGTAACATTGCTCTATTATAACACAGTGTGTACTCGGCATCTCCATTGGGCCACTCTGCCAATAAGTGTTGCTCGCTGAAGCTTCAGCCAGCTTCTCTGACATGCTCTGCCCCAAAATAGGCTCGTATGGACAGCTGCTACTCCGTCctttttattaaaagattttCCATCCCTATTGCTTGAAATCTGTTTGGATAAACCCCGATGTATCTGTTTTCATGCATTAGTTCATTCAGATCATGATAAAACAAGTTTTCTACCCATTCTGTTAAAGTTTTGCTGTATATAATGAAAACTTCTGCGGATTGGATAGGATTAGAAAAAAGTGTTTGATTCATGGGAAACTGAGCACGGTGTTGAATTTTGCAGATAGTGAAGCTTACTATCTTCAAAGAAGCCTTTTTGTTCCCCCCTAGTGTCTCCTCTATCCcatgagtctttttttctttttttgtatctttGACCTTGGCCATTCCAGAGCTACCTATATTAATGAAACtgctgagtgtgtgtgttggCAACCTTCCTCAGCATTAAGTTGCACAGAAGCATTAACGTGTTTTAAGTAGGTTCATTTAATCTATGTAAGtggttttaaagtttttttttaaaaatcttttcatagAGTCGtcactggatgttgtttttgtgGTGACTTTACCAGTGGAGGTCTGCCCACATCAGGTGTGCTGGCCCCTGTACATACGTTCAAGGTGCCCCTTAGCTGGACACAGACTACCTTGTAAGGGTGCTTGGGTTAGGTTAGGGAGAGATGCCAGGCTGGAGGTAGGTGGCACTTTTCCAGTTGCAGGTTATAATCCATTCCAttcctttcctcatttctttttcatttttaaaagcttatcaCTTCAAGATCATAGCCTTCTCTCCCATTCTAGACAGCATTGGAGAAAAGATACCATTGTgcatctatttattttatatacctaCCAATGCAATGGATCATCTTTAAAATCAACTTACACTTTATAACAGACTACATTTAAATAGACTGGGATTCTACATAAGTAAGACACTTAAAAGTTTAGAATTATATTTGTTGAATCTCACTTTTGCTGATTCAGTTAACTTTactcatagaaaaaggaaaaaagcagactTGAGGTCCAACTCTGGAAGGCACGTTTACACTTATAGCAGATGCTGGCAAGCCTGTCTCTCAGACACCTCCAAGCCTAGACTTGGTTCTGACTCAAGACTCCCCTTGATCTCCCCCACTTCCTGTAGCCATCGTCGCAGTGTGGCTTGCACCGGACGCAAAGGCAGTCTGTCCCACCTTCTGGATTCCAAGTTTAAAAGGAATTCAGCTCCTGGGCCTGTACTCAGAGAAGTGACTTTTGGAGCTGACATTGATGACCAGATAACATCAGTATTCCCTCTGAGCTTCTGGGG
This window contains:
- the LCOR gene encoding ligand-dependent corepressor isoform X2, which translates into the protein MAAGGSGCTSSAGGGGGSGRGVNPRRSGFESILEGLFGPALLKDLSLFKDCEPESISDWTFDENCLFCCLRRDKVKGHLVGLDEPASGAGQEALLKQEQAKIIRFERQAEEFLNAVFCRKDSPWVSDPNIPLVAREIMQRMIQQFAAEYTSKNSSTQDPSQPNSTKNQSLPKASPVTTSPTAATAQNPVLSKLLMADQDSPLDLTVRKSQSEPSEQDGVLDLSTKKSPCAGSTSLSHSPGCSSTQGNGENSAEAIAVHSNHQSKSPLEKFMVKLCTHHQKQFIRVLNDLYTESQPASEDLQSSDSGTMDASTCDAGCAQLSTRHTEKDALCLNMKSSTSVDLPIDSAGSHSPPHLTEQALKEPPPETNSVDGTEKTLTVVQKDSSELPTTKPNSMDNSTLGYLTAPNSSSLNFHRISKNLEGQTTEQEQDTDVKICEDGKDHVQSAALVENLIAVKAAAENNEESNSCIVSQRNSFKALSEEAWDSGFIGNSPRTADKENALQCSSKTPLRQDLEACEQDSRPKQENHLHSLGRNKMGYHLQPSDKGQFDHSKDGWLAPSPMPPVHKTSNGHSRTKMISTSIKTARKSKRASGLRINDYDNQCDVVYISQPITECHFENQRSILSSRKTARKSTRGYFFNGDCCELPTVRTLAKNLHSQEKASCSTVASEAVVTPKQTLVTSAPQPTVEVEHPREDKPEEPSKETTPLTEGDRDASPEKASQEPEVCPVTNNANPSGSPTSKETAACSPEWPLPAHLPEEDPPEGSSMVSAPMGSEMSSPGRDQQPVELLSTEEMSVPRDCPLLPTTESISEGGSDDVAPRPGSPPETAEREESPLCSENQSPSAVLDPPMSPGKAEEEPSVATEAETEDTQELDTDPLSKESSTLTNENPSEIEESEAAGGTGKLEGEDGDVKHPSEKDACDQNTESPEENLDKKKKGRKLPEASDRCLRSQLADSSSAERCLKNQSSDSSSPSADVKVSKSSGAKRSKKEGYPVGTTPESLLTEGFHTKAPEDTENPIVNESTPEKENIPEKDAEQEVEVGGVITRQTFKNMLVKEVKGEEGSIFPSSDPLATVGQPLPGEKLEIYVESKLGENSTQEPSESIPCTFPEESQGKPGPVPAQETEEAVNEIDSADSQHKDGDSDDVPSSTLGSSGSGNDDTAVPPKWAPRLTRLTSSTYNLRHTHSLDSLDTIKVTSEKEAAQGNPIPKENAASESGDPVDEGDVDTVVDEQPKFVEWCAEEENQELIANFNAQYMKVQKGWIQLEKEAQPTPRARNKSDKLKEIWKSKKRSRKCRGSLEVQKFSPVQMLFMTNFKLSNVCKWFLETTETRSLVIVKKLNTRLPGDIPPVKHPLQKYPPSSLYPSSLQAERLKKHLKKFPGATPAKNNWKTQKLWAKFRENPDQVEPEDGSDMSLSPSPEESVEEVKEGRSSHPPTNSPTPASTRILRKYSNIRGKLRAQQRLIKNEKVESPFGPAVESKQSCKSVCINPLMSPKLALQVGADGFPIKPKSTDGTKARKGKQVPEVLPKAEVQNKRKRTEGSSTQDRKDKGPAMKSSKERHVDGSTRISAAKKPATRDRSSQLPRKTASKENKVKIPKKSPGKSCPPSRREKENANKRPTQSSASDPVTKSAKQKGAGESSSRPQKATNRKQSSGKTRARPSTKTPENSVAQRKRKLKAKLDSSHSKRRRLDAK
- the LCOR gene encoding ligand-dependent corepressor isoform X5, translated to MWFESILEGLFGPALLKDLSLFKDCEPESISDWTFDENCLFCCLRRDKVKGHLVGLDEPASGAGQEALLKQEQAKIIRFERQAEEFLNAVFCRKDSPWVSDPNIPLVAREIMQRMIQQFAAEYTSKNSSTQDPSQPNSTKNQSLPKASPVTTSPTAATAQNPVLSKLLMADQDSPLDLTVRKSQSEPSEQDGVLDLSTKKSPCAGSTSLSHSPGCSSTQGNGENSAEAIAVHSNHQSKSPLEKFMVKLCTHHQKQFIRVLNDLYTESQPASEDLQSSDSGTMDASTCDAGCAQLSTRHTEKDALCLNMKSSTSVDLPIDSAGSHSPPHLTEQALKEPPPETNSVDGTEKTLTVVQKDSSELPTTKPNSMDNSTLGYLTAPNSSSLNFHRISKNLEGQTTEQEQDTDVKICEDGKDHVQSAALVENLIAVKAAAENNEESNSCIVSQRNSFKALSEEAWDSGFIGNSPRTADKENALQCSSKTPLRQDLEACEQDSRPKQENHLHSLGRNKMGYHLQPSDKGQFDHSKDGWLAPSPMPPVHKTSNGHSRTKMISTSIKTARKSKRASGLRINDYDNQCDVVYISQPITECHFENQRSILSSRKTARKSTRGYFFNGDCCELPTVRTLAKNLHSQEKASCSTVASEAVVTPKQTLVTSAPQPTVEVEHPREDKPEEPSKETTPLTEGDRDASPEKASQEPEVCPVTNNANPSGSPTSKETAACSPEWPLPAHLPEEDPPEGSSMVSAPMGSEMSSPGRDQQPVELLSTEEMSVPRDCPLLPTTESISEGGSDDVAPRPGSPPETAEREESPLCSENQSPSAVLDPPMSPGKAEEEPSVATEAETEDTQELDTDPLSKESSTLTNENPSEIEESEAAGGTGKLEGEDGDVKHPSEKDACDQNTESPEENLDKKKKGRKLPEASDRCLRSQLADSSSAERCLKNQSSDSSSPSADVKVSKSSGAKRSKKEGYPVGTTPESLLTEGFHTKAPEDTENPIVNESTPEKENIPEKDAEQEVEVGGVITRQTFKNMLVKEVKGEEGSIFPSSDPLATVGQPLPGEKLEIYVESKLGENSTQEPSESIPCTFPEESQGKPGPVPAQETEEAVNEIDSADSQHKDGDSDDVPSSTLGSSGSGNDDTAVPPKWAPRLTRLTSSTYNLRHTHSLDSLDTIKVTSEKEAAQGNPIPKENAASESGDPVDEGDVDTVVDEQPKFVEWCAEEENQELIANFNAQYMKVQKGWIQLEKEAQPTPRARNKSDKLKEIWKSKKRSRKCRGSLEVQKFSPVQMLFMTNFKLSNVCKWFLETTETRSLVIVKKLNTRLPGDIPPVKHPLQKYPPSSLYPSSLQAERLKKHLKKFPGATPAKNNWKTQKLWAKFRENPDQVEPEDGSDMSLSPSPEESVEEVKEGRSSHPPTNSPTPASTRILRKYSNIRGKLRAQQRLIKNEKVESPFGPAVESKQSCKSVCINPLMSPKLALQVGADGFPIKPKSTDGTKARKGKQVPEVLPKAEVQNKRKRTEGSSTQDRKDKGPAMKSSKERHVDGSTRISAAKKPATRDRSSQLPRKTASKENKVKIPKKSPGKSCPPSRREKENANKRPTQSSASDPVTKSAKQKGAGESSSRPQKATNRKQSSGKTRARPSTKTPENSVAQRKRKLKAKLDSSHSKRRRLDAK